In Kitasatospora gansuensis, a genomic segment contains:
- a CDS encoding Gfo/Idh/MocA family protein — MTTSSDRPIRWGVLATGGIAAAFTEDLLAVPGAEVAAVASRSEPSARAFADRFGIPRAYGSWAELAADPGVDVVYVATPHVAHLAATTLMLESGKAVLCEKPFTLNVRQAEELVATARARNSFLMEAMWMYLNPAVRRIVELVRDGAIGEVRAVHADFGFPAPADPAHRLWDPAVGGGALLDLGVYPVSFAHLLLGEPEQVKAVATLSPDGVDEHTGIVLGHPGGALSLLSCSLVAGYGQRASVHGTTGRIELPADFFHATSFVLHQDGKPAEEYVLDRGPGHGLGLEAAEVVRCLRAGLTESPLVPLDGTLAVMRTLDAVRAQVGVRYPGE, encoded by the coding sequence ATGACGACCAGCTCCGACCGACCGATCCGCTGGGGCGTGCTCGCCACCGGCGGGATAGCCGCCGCCTTCACCGAGGACCTGCTCGCCGTCCCCGGCGCCGAGGTGGCCGCCGTGGCCTCCAGGAGCGAGCCCTCGGCGCGCGCCTTCGCCGACCGCTTCGGCATCCCCCGGGCGTACGGCTCCTGGGCGGAACTGGCCGCCGACCCCGGGGTCGACGTGGTGTACGTGGCCACCCCGCACGTCGCCCACCTGGCCGCCACCACGCTGATGCTGGAGTCGGGGAAGGCGGTGCTGTGCGAGAAGCCGTTCACGCTGAACGTCCGTCAGGCCGAGGAGCTGGTCGCCACCGCCCGGGCGCGGAACAGCTTCCTGATGGAGGCGATGTGGATGTACCTCAACCCGGCGGTCCGCCGGATCGTCGAGCTGGTCAGGGACGGCGCGATCGGCGAGGTGCGGGCGGTGCACGCCGACTTCGGCTTCCCGGCCCCGGCCGACCCCGCCCACCGGCTCTGGGACCCGGCGGTGGGCGGCGGCGCCCTGCTGGACCTCGGCGTCTACCCGGTCTCCTTCGCCCACCTGCTGCTGGGTGAGCCCGAGCAGGTCAAGGCGGTGGCCACGCTGTCGCCGGACGGCGTGGACGAGCACACGGGCATCGTGCTGGGCCACCCCGGCGGAGCACTGTCGCTGCTCAGCTGCTCGCTGGTGGCCGGTTACGGCCAGCGGGCTTCGGTGCACGGCACCACCGGCCGGATCGAGCTGCCCGCCGACTTCTTCCACGCCACGAGCTTCGTGCTGCACCAGGACGGGAAGCCCGCCGAGGAGTACGTGCTCGACCGCGGCCCGGGCCACGGGCTCGGCCTGGAGGCCGCCGAGGTGGTCCGCTGCCTGCGGGCGGGGCTGACCGAGTCGCCGCTGGTACCGCTGGACGGCACGCTCGCGGTGATGCGCACGCTGGACGCCGTCCGGGCCCAGGTCGGGGTGCGCTACCCGGGCGAGTGA